A window of Candidatus Xiphinematobacter sp. Idaho Grape contains these coding sequences:
- the hemA gene encoding glutamyl-tRNA reductase → MNILCTGINHRIAPISMRERFALPSHEMETLLHQIHQIEGLHEAVILSTCNRVEFYVATICPRLSGERIQNILSDRVGYKAPFYHHAMPYSVRHLFRVASGLDSMILGETEVLGQMKRAYDKALRWGSTSRHLNKLFQYAFRVAKTVRSETRITRGPTSIGAAVVELAEKIFDDLEKCRIMILGAGETSKRTARSLISRGVQSTIVSNRTYERAAHLAAEVGGEALHFAQWQNAFSDVDILISSTSAPYPILTSEQLSLLMQKRRQRPVFIIDLAVPRDVEASASNLDSVFLYDIDSLQDIAQQSINIRHCELKCCEALIEEHVRGFVARLHRSTWEDARGLLSV, encoded by the coding sequence ATGAACATCCTTTGCACAGGCATCAACCATAGGATCGCTCCTATCTCTATGCGAGAGCGATTTGCTCTACCCTCACATGAGATGGAAACATTGCTTCATCAGATCCATCAAATTGAAGGACTCCACGAAGCTGTAATCCTTTCCACCTGTAACCGAGTAGAATTCTATGTAGCCACTATTTGTCCAAGGCTCAGCGGGGAAAGGATTCAGAACATTCTGAGCGATCGAGTGGGTTATAAGGCCCCCTTCTATCACCATGCGATGCCTTATAGCGTGCGGCATCTGTTTCGAGTAGCTAGTGGTTTGGACTCCATGATCTTGGGAGAGACGGAAGTGCTTGGACAGATGAAACGTGCCTATGACAAGGCTCTGAGATGGGGATCCACCTCCAGACATCTAAATAAGCTCTTTCAATATGCCTTTCGAGTAGCAAAGACAGTAAGGTCAGAGACTAGAATCACCCGAGGTCCGACCTCCATAGGAGCAGCAGTAGTAGAGCTTGCCGAGAAGATTTTTGATGATCTTGAAAAGTGTCGCATTATGATCCTCGGCGCCGGAGAAACGAGTAAACGTACAGCGCGTAGCCTGATCTCTAGAGGCGTACAGAGCACCATCGTCTCTAATCGTACTTATGAACGAGCGGCACACCTTGCAGCCGAGGTTGGAGGGGAAGCCCTACACTTTGCCCAGTGGCAAAACGCTTTTTCTGACGTAGATATCCTTATCAGTTCCACCAGCGCGCCCTACCCAATTCTTACAAGTGAACAGCTCTCTCTCCTCATGCAAAAGAGAAGACAACGCCCAGTTTTCATTATTGACTTGGCTGTACCTCGAGATGTTGAAGCCTCTGCCAGTAACCTAGACAGTGTGTTCCTTTACGATATTGATTCCCTTCAAGATATCGCCCAGCAATCTATCAACATTCGTCACTGCGAACTTAAATGTTGCGAGGCTCTCATTGAAGAACATGTGCGTGGGTTTGTTGCTCGGCTACATCGGTCTACTTGGGAAGATGCACGCGGATTGTTATCCGTATGA
- the hemC gene encoding hydroxymethylbilane synthase, with translation MKSLKIGTRGSDLALAQSLILQTALSRIYPKLSMDTVIVRTQADMRLDTPLGVDSPFDKGAFTKELETALLRKRIHVAVHSLKDLPVEDVPGLVVGAILPRASCEDFLISKQDGGLEALPRGGYVATGSQRRKSQILRHRPDLVVEGIRGNVATRLSKLARTSRLCAIIVARAGLERLYALVPGGLCEKLGLHAQALKDFLPAPGQGAIAVQVLEKDERTRQLLTPVHDPTTEECVRAERLLLKKLGGGCHSALGALAQPLAGAIYLQAAWFQGTFFRYAQATASNAEEVATQVFSTFSSR, from the coding sequence ATGAAGTCTCTTAAAATTGGCACACGAGGGAGCGACCTTGCGCTTGCGCAAAGCCTCATCCTTCAGACTGCGCTTTCTCGCATATATCCTAAGCTTTCCATGGATACGGTCATTGTTCGCACACAAGCTGACATGAGACTGGATACTCCACTAGGAGTAGATTCCCCCTTCGACAAGGGAGCCTTTACTAAAGAGCTGGAAACTGCCCTCTTGCGAAAAAGAATCCATGTAGCGGTCCATAGCCTCAAGGATTTACCTGTAGAAGATGTCCCTGGACTCGTGGTTGGAGCTATCCTACCAAGAGCCTCGTGTGAGGATTTTCTCATTTCTAAACAGGATGGTGGGCTTGAGGCCCTACCTAGGGGGGGCTATGTTGCCACGGGCAGCCAACGAAGAAAATCTCAGATTCTCAGACACCGCCCAGATCTTGTTGTGGAGGGCATACGTGGCAATGTGGCGACGCGTCTTTCCAAGCTGGCAAGGACTAGTAGACTCTGTGCCATCATAGTTGCTAGGGCAGGTCTGGAAAGGTTATATGCTCTAGTACCCGGAGGTCTCTGTGAAAAGCTTGGACTGCATGCTCAAGCATTAAAAGATTTTTTACCTGCCCCTGGTCAGGGAGCAATCGCTGTTCAAGTGCTAGAAAAGGACGAAAGAACTCGCCAGCTACTTACACCAGTCCATGACCCCACTACTGAGGAATGTGTGCGTGCCGAGCGCCTTCTTTTAAAGAAGTTAGGTGGAGGATGCCATTCAGCACTGGGTGCTCTAGCTCAACCACTTGCCGGAGCCATCTATCTCCAGGCCGCTTGGTTCCAAGGCACTTTTTTCCGCTATGCTCAAGCAACAGCCTCTAATGCTGAAGAAGTAGCAACGCAAGTTTTTTCCACTTTTTCATCGAGATAG
- the cobA gene encoding uroporphyrinogen-III C-methyltransferase, whose product MVNEKGFCHLVGAGPGNPGLLTLLGKECLSKAQVVVYDHLCSAELLHFAPKSAEYIYAGKKAGRKVLSQEAINQLLIEKAKSGLHVVRLKGGDPFLFGRGGEEAEALATAGIAFGIVPGVSSAIAGPAYAGIPVTHRSYGAYLTIFTGHEDLNKSSPKLDYAALTHAGGTKVMLMGMARLGTIIKELLIHGMHRSTPVALIRWATTGCQQTLCGPLEEISQKAKEIGFTAPAVAVFGEVVRLREKLNWFESRPLFGKRIAVTRSTLQASTLLRALSNLGADAFELPTIRIEPPQDERAFLQLVADTHKYDWLIFTSPNGVDTFFQAFFGIYKDVREIGGVRIAAIGPATAERIRSYYLQVDLMPTQYVAEAVVRAFQEKMSVENLRILLARSGNARPFLRKELTRLGAIVDEAIAYRTVPESDECVGMRRFCEEGADIVTFTSSSTVENFVTLQLSPPENFQTASIGPITSRTLTRLGFSVDIEAIQHTIPGLVKAICQYYAAP is encoded by the coding sequence ATGGTAAACGAAAAAGGATTTTGTCATCTTGTTGGAGCTGGCCCAGGAAACCCAGGTCTCCTCACTTTACTTGGAAAGGAATGCCTCTCTAAGGCACAAGTGGTTGTTTATGACCACTTGTGTTCAGCAGAATTGCTCCATTTTGCGCCAAAATCGGCAGAATACATTTATGCTGGTAAAAAAGCAGGTCGGAAGGTCCTTTCGCAGGAAGCTATTAACCAATTACTCATAGAAAAAGCCAAAAGCGGGCTACATGTAGTGCGATTAAAAGGAGGAGACCCCTTTCTTTTTGGGCGTGGTGGTGAAGAAGCGGAGGCCCTCGCTACGGCTGGGATTGCCTTCGGCATTGTGCCAGGTGTCTCCTCAGCCATTGCAGGGCCAGCTTATGCCGGTATTCCAGTTACTCACCGTAGTTACGGCGCCTATTTAACAATATTTACTGGACATGAAGATCTCAATAAATCTTCACCCAAACTAGATTATGCAGCGCTCACCCATGCGGGGGGCACCAAGGTTATGCTCATGGGAATGGCGCGTCTAGGAACAATCATTAAGGAGCTCCTTATACACGGTATGCATAGAAGTACCCCAGTAGCATTGATTCGTTGGGCAACTACGGGCTGTCAGCAAACCCTATGCGGACCATTAGAAGAGATTTCACAGAAGGCGAAGGAGATCGGATTTACTGCGCCTGCCGTTGCTGTTTTTGGTGAAGTAGTACGGTTGCGGGAGAAATTGAATTGGTTTGAATCTCGTCCACTCTTTGGTAAACGCATTGCCGTCACTCGCAGCACTTTGCAGGCTAGTACTCTTCTGAGAGCTCTTAGCAACTTAGGGGCGGATGCTTTTGAACTGCCAACCATTCGCATCGAGCCCCCACAAGACGAAAGAGCATTTCTCCAACTTGTCGCAGACACTCACAAATATGATTGGTTGATATTCACGAGCCCCAATGGGGTAGACACCTTTTTTCAAGCATTTTTTGGGATTTACAAAGATGTTCGAGAAATTGGCGGGGTACGTATCGCAGCTATTGGCCCAGCAACCGCAGAACGGATCCGTTCTTACTACTTACAGGTAGATCTCATGCCTACTCAGTATGTAGCGGAAGCGGTTGTAAGGGCTTTCCAAGAAAAGATGAGTGTGGAGAATTTACGCATTCTCCTAGCCCGCTCAGGAAATGCTCGTCCTTTCTTGAGAAAAGAACTCACTCGACTAGGGGCTATTGTGGATGAAGCGATTGCCTACCGTACAGTACCAGAAAGTGATGAATGTGTCGGCATGCGACGCTTTTGTGAAGAAGGAGCGGATATTGTCACATTTACTAGTTCTTCCACTGTAGAAAACTTCGTTACACTTCAGCTTTCACCACCTGAGAATTTCCAAACGGCCAGTATCGGTCCCATTACTTCGCGTACCCTTACTAGGCTGGGATTCTCTGTAGATATTGAAGCGATCCAACACACCATTCCCGGGCTGGTGAAAGCCATCTGTCAGTACTATGCTGCTCCATGA
- a CDS encoding glycosyltransferase family 9 protein has product MFPPVSLWIVKPGSLGDIIHALPCASAIRTQWPHTQISWIIDTRWETLLEGNTSVNHRILFPRKHFQGWMGTLRTIEWVVTLLRQEPPEICLDLQGLLRSAIIARCSRAKHIFGLPDSREAAHLFYHHAKFSTTKTLHAVDRYLSILSALGLPYPVCLEFPLPSGFPPKDLPASSNWILLHPFSRGGGKSLSEAAIVRFCEHFDSLPVLIAGIGKLSFHLPSHCTSLLNKTSLLEMIWLCSNASFVVSVDSGPAHVVAAIHGGRLLSLHTRSDPRLVGPYSPDAWIWQGGGIRRQNLSPRAKVLPTKQVGRADVDYIASWLKERLYGTPEGSPRF; this is encoded by the coding sequence ATGTTTCCTCCTGTCTCCCTTTGGATTGTGAAGCCAGGATCCCTGGGAGACATTATCCATGCTCTGCCTTGTGCATCCGCTATTCGTACACAATGGCCGCACACGCAGATCTCTTGGATAATCGATACCCGTTGGGAAACCCTGTTAGAAGGAAATACTTCTGTAAACCATCGTATCCTGTTCCCTAGGAAGCACTTCCAAGGGTGGATGGGCACACTGCGTACAATAGAATGGGTAGTTACCCTTTTGCGGCAGGAACCCCCGGAGATTTGTTTGGACCTCCAAGGCTTGCTGCGTAGTGCTATTATTGCAAGGTGTAGTCGAGCTAAGCATATTTTTGGACTGCCAGATTCCCGCGAGGCAGCTCACCTTTTTTACCATCATGCCAAATTTTCCACTACAAAGACTTTGCATGCTGTGGATCGCTATTTAAGTATCCTTTCTGCTCTTGGCTTACCCTATCCAGTCTGCCTGGAGTTTCCGCTTCCTTCTGGTTTTCCTCCGAAAGATTTACCTGCTTCTTCTAATTGGATCCTCCTCCATCCATTTTCCCGCGGGGGAGGTAAGTCTCTTAGCGAAGCAGCTATTGTCCGATTCTGTGAACACTTTGATTCTCTTCCTGTTCTAATTGCTGGTATTGGAAAACTCTCTTTCCACTTACCGTCACACTGTACTTCTCTTCTTAACAAGACTTCCCTTTTAGAAATGATTTGGCTATGCTCAAACGCTAGTTTTGTGGTATCGGTGGACAGTGGGCCTGCCCATGTGGTAGCGGCAATCCATGGAGGTCGGTTGCTCTCCTTGCATACTAGGAGCGACCCGCGGTTAGTAGGTCCCTATTCTCCAGATGCGTGGATTTGGCAGGGGGGAGGAATTCGAAGACAGAATCTCTCTCCTCGTGCAAAGGTCCTTCCTACAAAGCAAGTGGGCAGGGCTGACGTGGACTATATTGCCTCGTGGCTTAAGGAAAGGCTATATGGTACCCCCGAGGGGAGCCCGCGTTTTTGA
- the hemL gene encoding glutamate-1-semialdehyde 2,1-aminomutase, whose protein sequence is MLQSAQLFSKSRASMPGGVNSPARAFKAVGGQPFFVKHARGSYLTDVDGKKYVDYVCSWGPAILGHSHRAVVDAICAAAQKGISFGVPTALEVEMAQTIQSMVPSVGKVRMVNSGTEATMSCIRLARGFTKRDIVVKFAGCYHGHVDSLLVKAGSGALTYGQPDSAGVPRALAELTRTLPFNRPDIVREIFRREGDAIAAVILEPVPANAGLYLPVPGFLEELRRLCDHYGALLIFDEVMTGFRLAPGGAQEIFGVCPDLTALGKVIGGGLPVGAFGGRADIMDYLSPDGPVYQAGTLSGNPLSLTAGLTQIRELQRIDGWKRLEKTGCDLEKAVLECIQGRPLTFHRIGSMFCLYFTPHSVCNLSDAQKSDLSAFGKFFQVCLHHGVYLPPSQFETGFFSTEHSPEDIQHTVKVMANALQMVGIH, encoded by the coding sequence ATGTTACAATCCGCACAGTTGTTTTCGAAATCTAGGGCTTCGATGCCAGGTGGAGTCAACTCACCGGCTAGAGCTTTTAAGGCAGTTGGGGGGCAGCCATTCTTTGTAAAGCACGCGCGAGGGTCATATCTCACTGATGTAGACGGAAAGAAATATGTTGATTACGTTTGTAGCTGGGGTCCAGCTATCCTGGGGCATAGCCACAGGGCCGTTGTTGACGCCATTTGTGCAGCCGCACAAAAAGGCATCAGCTTCGGTGTACCTACCGCTCTGGAGGTGGAAATGGCTCAAACCATACAAAGCATGGTACCGTCTGTTGGAAAAGTCCGCATGGTTAATAGCGGCACCGAAGCGACCATGAGTTGTATTCGCCTCGCCAGAGGTTTCACCAAAAGAGATATAGTAGTTAAATTTGCAGGTTGCTACCATGGGCACGTGGATTCCCTCCTTGTTAAGGCAGGAAGTGGGGCATTAACCTACGGGCAGCCCGACAGTGCGGGCGTGCCACGGGCTCTTGCTGAGTTGACAAGGACACTGCCCTTTAATAGACCTGACATCGTCAGGGAAATTTTTCGGAGGGAGGGGGATGCCATTGCAGCAGTGATCTTGGAGCCTGTTCCAGCCAACGCTGGCCTTTACCTGCCAGTTCCGGGTTTTTTGGAAGAGCTGAGACGTCTCTGTGATCATTACGGGGCATTGCTTATCTTTGACGAGGTTATGACTGGGTTTCGCCTTGCTCCAGGTGGAGCACAGGAGATTTTTGGTGTTTGTCCAGATCTTACGGCCTTAGGAAAAGTTATCGGGGGTGGTCTTCCAGTGGGTGCATTTGGGGGACGTGCTGACATCATGGACTATCTTTCTCCAGATGGACCAGTCTATCAGGCCGGCACTCTTTCAGGAAATCCGCTTTCCCTAACTGCTGGCCTTACACAAATCCGAGAACTTCAGAGAATCGACGGCTGGAAACGGCTAGAAAAAACAGGATGCGATCTTGAAAAGGCCGTCCTAGAGTGTATCCAGGGGAGACCTCTTACCTTCCACCGCATCGGATCGATGTTTTGTCTTTATTTCACTCCTCATTCTGTTTGCAATCTTTCTGATGCGCAAAAAAGTGATCTCTCCGCCTTTGGGAAGTTTTTTCAGGTATGCCTACATCATGGGGTCTATCTTCCTCCTTCCCAATTTGAGACCGGTTTTTTTTCTACTGAACATTCTCCAGAAGACATCCAGCACACTGTCAAGGTTATGGCAAACGCCCTTCAAATGGTCGGCATACATTAA
- a CDS encoding DUF502 domain-containing protein produces the protein MQNFNSITNSTPHRIKHLRNKLIAGILISVPLVVTLTVLKIAYSTINNFSSPIFHSLGIHFPGAGVVTTLLLLLGLGFMATNVIGRNIIEKFESIILKIPVVAHLYGGVKQAIESVRNIKMSSNFKRVAYVPYPSSGCYLIGFVTGTLHDEALGYEMTAVFLPTTPNPFTGYMVFIESSRVVESSLTLEQATKAIVSAGLVSPAKPFPSSLVAHGPNGGAYGEQSQSPSISST, from the coding sequence GTGCAAAATTTTAACTCCATCACCAACTCCACCCCCCATCGGATCAAGCATCTCCGTAACAAGTTGATCGCAGGGATCCTTATTTCTGTCCCGCTAGTTGTTACTCTAACCGTCTTAAAGATTGCCTACAGTACGATCAACAACTTTTCTTCCCCAATATTCCATTCTCTCGGCATCCATTTCCCTGGTGCTGGTGTTGTTACTACGTTACTTCTCCTCCTTGGATTAGGCTTTATGGCAACAAATGTTATCGGGAGAAATATTATAGAAAAGTTTGAATCTATCATCCTGAAAATCCCCGTGGTGGCCCATCTCTATGGAGGAGTCAAGCAGGCCATTGAATCAGTACGCAATATCAAGATGAGTTCCAATTTTAAGCGCGTCGCCTATGTGCCGTACCCTAGCTCTGGCTGCTACCTAATCGGGTTTGTGACGGGCACTCTTCATGACGAAGCACTGGGTTATGAAATGACTGCTGTTTTTCTCCCTACCACTCCAAATCCATTTACCGGATACATGGTTTTCATTGAAAGCTCACGCGTCGTTGAGAGTAGTCTCACCTTAGAACAAGCTACTAAGGCTATAGTTTCTGCGGGACTGGTGTCCCCTGCAAAACCCTTCCCTTCCTCTCTGGTAGCTCATGGTCCTAATGGGGGAGCCTACGGGGAACAAAGCCAAAGCCCTAGCATCTCGTCTACTTGA
- the purB gene encoding adenylosuccinate lyase produces MTPERYSLPGMRALWTEQRKLEIWLEVEVLACEAMAKLGCIPAEDAITIRELAAFDIKKVHEIDSRTHHEIVSFLENVSAHVGPAARWIHRGLTSSDILDTSLAFQMTRSTDILLEDLYALQVAAARMAKKHCLTPMIGRSHGIHAEPITLGLKMALLFDEFVRAEERLRQARERIRVGKISGAVGTHAHLDPAVERFVCSHLGLKPALLSTQIIQRDRHAEFLCVLAVIASSIDRWATEFRHLQRTEVLEVEEFFCEGQKGSSAMPHKRNPVTSEQLSGLARVIRGYAVAALENVTLWHERDISHSSVERIILPDSCILLDYMLVTLCRVISTLQIYPEKMQRNIMLTRGLYASQSILLLLIDKGLERKDAYEVVQRAATRTWKEETISFQRSLSEEPIIRRMLTEEAITAACSFEHHLAKIEDKLKVLGIDQFLQRHKHSCNAQLG; encoded by the coding sequence ATGACTCCAGAACGATATTCCCTGCCAGGGATGCGTGCTCTTTGGACAGAGCAACGTAAGTTAGAAATCTGGCTAGAAGTTGAAGTTCTCGCGTGTGAAGCCATGGCTAAGCTGGGTTGTATTCCAGCAGAAGACGCGATAACCATCAGAGAATTGGCAGCATTTGACATCAAAAAAGTTCACGAAATCGATTCACGCACTCATCATGAGATCGTTTCTTTCCTGGAAAACGTGTCTGCACATGTAGGCCCTGCCGCTCGATGGATACATCGTGGGTTGACTTCTTCGGATATCCTGGACACTAGCCTAGCTTTTCAAATGACAAGGTCTACGGATATCCTCTTGGAAGATCTGTATGCTCTCCAAGTTGCTGCCGCAAGGATGGCCAAAAAACACTGTCTGACGCCAATGATTGGTAGGAGTCATGGTATCCACGCAGAACCTATTACCCTCGGATTAAAAATGGCGCTTTTGTTTGATGAGTTTGTCCGTGCAGAGGAACGTCTCAGACAAGCTAGAGAGAGAATTCGTGTTGGGAAAATTAGCGGGGCCGTCGGTACTCACGCGCATCTGGACCCTGCTGTAGAGAGATTTGTCTGCAGCCATTTGGGGTTAAAGCCTGCTTTGCTTTCCACCCAAATCATACAACGGGATCGCCATGCAGAGTTTTTATGTGTATTAGCTGTGATTGCCTCTAGTATTGATCGTTGGGCTACAGAGTTCCGCCATCTCCAACGCACCGAAGTTTTAGAAGTAGAGGAATTCTTTTGTGAAGGGCAGAAAGGTAGCTCTGCTATGCCTCACAAACGAAATCCTGTCACTAGCGAGCAGCTGAGTGGCCTTGCCAGAGTCATCCGTGGATACGCAGTTGCGGCGCTAGAAAATGTGACTCTTTGGCATGAGAGGGACATTAGCCATAGTAGCGTTGAACGCATTATCCTTCCGGACTCCTGTATTCTCCTAGACTACATGCTCGTTACCCTCTGCAGGGTAATCTCTACTCTCCAGATATATCCAGAAAAAATGCAACGCAATATAATGTTGACTCGTGGACTTTACGCAAGCCAGTCTATACTCCTCCTGTTAATAGACAAGGGCTTAGAAAGAAAAGATGCCTATGAAGTAGTGCAACGTGCAGCTACACGGACTTGGAAGGAAGAAACTATCTCTTTTCAGAGGAGCCTTTCGGAAGAGCCTATCATTCGCAGAATGCTGACCGAGGAAGCAATTACCGCCGCTTGTTCCTTCGAACATCACCTCGCAAAGATCGAAGACAAGCTAAAAGTTCTTGGAATTGACCAGTTCCTACAGCGTCATAAACACTCCTGCAATGCACAACTTGGTTGA
- a CDS encoding polysaccharide deacetylase family protein has protein sequence MHNLVERKRMNALQTYCGIFDGTKKFLMLPLSFIQAGSIMAQQLPVQSRLDSPKQLQASSTQSAEQNMGVIVLGYHRFESFPKDTLAIQPEVFREQMQSLKDNGITVISMKDFLSWRRGKKRLPPKSALITIDDGYASIYDVAWPILREFGYPVTLYLYTKYVNVGGKSLSWKQLQEMRDSGMEFGSHSVSHENMARPHTLVGCDYQSWISNELEESKKALECHLNVPVATFAYPYGGHNASIVQAGLRRGYEAMFTVNPVPVRLSSPSGSLGRFIISSNQPNTFRNAIRSFDGRQGTGSVPPNHYCYWEIHKRRHSGEKCPLMRATRPTPVFLLL, from the coding sequence ATGCACAACTTGGTTGAAAGAAAAAGAATGAACGCCCTGCAGACTTACTGCGGCATTTTTGACGGCACCAAAAAGTTTTTGATGCTACCGCTTTCCTTTATCCAAGCAGGATCCATCATGGCGCAGCAACTGCCTGTACAGTCGAGACTCGATTCTCCGAAGCAATTGCAGGCTTCCTCAACTCAATCCGCTGAGCAGAATATGGGGGTCATTGTCCTAGGTTATCATCGGTTTGAGTCTTTTCCAAAAGATACGCTCGCTATTCAACCTGAAGTTTTTCGAGAGCAAATGCAATCCCTTAAGGACAACGGAATCACCGTTATTTCTATGAAGGATTTTCTTTCCTGGAGACGAGGTAAAAAAAGGCTCCCTCCAAAGAGTGCATTGATTACCATCGACGACGGTTACGCGTCTATCTATGACGTGGCGTGGCCTATCCTGAGAGAATTTGGCTATCCTGTTACTCTCTACCTTTATACTAAATATGTAAATGTAGGTGGCAAATCGCTCAGCTGGAAACAGTTGCAGGAAATGCGGGATTCTGGAATGGAATTTGGAAGCCATAGCGTTTCCCATGAAAACATGGCGCGCCCACATACATTGGTAGGATGTGACTATCAATCGTGGATTTCCAATGAATTAGAGGAGTCTAAAAAGGCTCTGGAGTGCCATCTTAACGTTCCAGTTGCTACTTTCGCGTATCCCTACGGGGGGCATAATGCTAGCATCGTGCAGGCCGGGCTCAGAAGGGGCTATGAAGCCATGTTTACTGTCAACCCTGTTCCGGTCCGCTTGAGTTCCCCGTCAGGCTCTTTGGGAAGATTTATTATTTCCTCCAATCAACCTAATACTTTTAGGAACGCTATCCGTTCCTTTGATGGCAGGCAAGGAACAGGGTCCGTTCCTCCAAATCATTATTGCTACTGGGAGATCCACAAACGGAGACACTCAGGAGAAAAGTGCCCCCTAATGAGAGCTACAAGACCGACACCTGTCTTTCTTCTACTTTAA
- the carA gene encoding glutamine-hydrolyzing carbamoyl-phosphate synthase small subunit, which yields MLQKKALLALEDGRIFRGEAFGYHRTTTGEICFNTSMTGYQEILSDPSYCGQIVAMTYPEIGNCGTNALDLESDSPHVRGFVIEELSPIVSSWRSEASLQAYLTQHHIPGISGVDTRALTHHLRTYGTMRACLTSEICDGAEAVFRAKNCEERADLVQEVTTSQSYDWDVDGTLSRPWVQNYPTRRTETNSQQDTLFSLPEAQHHIVAYDFGMKRNILRSLRRVGFLVHVVPARTPAEEALALQPKGVFLSNGPGDPATLDYVRENIRKLTHHVPIFGICLGHQILGLTFGGSTLKLKFGHRGSNQPVKDLQTGRVFITSQNHGFAIAPDSLPDCVGVTHINLNDHTVAGLRHKEYPIFSVQYHPEASPGPHESHSLFQRFFNLVTEVQGN from the coding sequence ATGCTGCAGAAGAAGGCACTCTTAGCACTGGAAGACGGTCGTATATTCCGCGGCGAGGCATTCGGATACCACCGAACCACAACAGGCGAAATCTGCTTCAACACATCTATGACAGGTTACCAAGAGATTTTAAGTGATCCCTCTTACTGTGGTCAGATTGTAGCAATGACCTACCCAGAGATTGGCAACTGTGGCACTAATGCTCTAGATTTAGAGAGCGACAGTCCGCACGTACGTGGGTTTGTCATTGAGGAGTTGAGTCCTATTGTCAGTAGCTGGCGGTCTGAAGCTAGCCTGCAAGCCTATCTTACTCAACACCATATTCCTGGCATATCTGGGGTTGATACGCGTGCTTTGACACACCACCTCCGTACTTATGGTACTATGAGAGCTTGCCTGACTAGTGAAATTTGCGACGGGGCTGAGGCTGTATTCCGTGCAAAAAATTGCGAGGAGAGAGCAGACCTTGTACAAGAAGTTACCACATCCCAGTCCTATGACTGGGATGTAGATGGAACTTTAAGTCGTCCGTGGGTACAAAACTACCCAACTAGAAGAACGGAAACCAACTCCCAACAGGATACCCTTTTCTCTCTTCCTGAAGCACAACACCATATCGTTGCCTATGACTTTGGAATGAAACGCAATATTCTGCGTTCCCTACGTCGAGTAGGCTTCTTGGTACATGTGGTGCCTGCTAGGACGCCTGCTGAGGAGGCTCTCGCTCTTCAGCCCAAAGGGGTCTTTCTCTCCAATGGGCCAGGGGATCCTGCCACACTTGACTATGTTAGGGAAAACATCCGTAAGCTTACTCATCATGTGCCTATTTTTGGCATTTGTCTCGGACACCAAATTTTGGGGCTCACCTTTGGCGGGAGCACACTTAAGCTAAAATTTGGCCACAGGGGATCTAATCAACCTGTGAAAGATCTTCAGACAGGACGAGTTTTTATCACATCACAAAACCACGGTTTTGCCATTGCACCTGACTCTCTACCTGACTGCGTAGGAGTCACGCATATTAATTTGAATGATCACACTGTTGCTGGACTACGTCATAAGGAATATCCAATTTTTAGCGTGCAGTATCATCCGGAAGCATCGCCTGGTCCCCACGAGAGTCATAGCCTGTTCCAACGGTTTTTTAACCTGGTTACGGAAGTCCAAGGTAACTAG
- a CDS encoding HNH endonuclease, with product MMHTISRRIRIPSVIMLLFFDKLPRRETKLTRRGVFERDKNRCQYCGKMFHRDSLNLDHVLPKDKGGRTTWENVVCSCVPCNTRKGNRLPHEARMQLTRKPECPKWLPFNSVLFPTEHHESWEHFVNPTDWNVGLSD from the coding sequence ATGATGCATACTATTTCACGAAGAATCCGGATTCCGAGTGTTATAATGCTACTTTTCTTTGATAAGCTTCCCAGAAGGGAGACAAAACTCACGCGCCGCGGTGTCTTTGAGCGAGACAAAAATAGGTGCCAATACTGCGGAAAGATGTTCCACCGTGACAGCCTCAATCTGGACCATGTTTTACCAAAGGATAAAGGAGGAAGAACTACATGGGAAAATGTGGTTTGCTCCTGTGTTCCATGCAATACCCGTAAGGGAAATCGGCTACCTCATGAGGCAAGAATGCAGCTCACACGTAAACCAGAATGCCCTAAGTGGCTTCCGTTTAACAGTGTGCTATTTCCAACGGAACACCATGAAAGTTGGGAGCACTTTGTGAACCCTACCGATTGGAACGTTGGATTGAGTGATTGA